From a single Nicotiana tabacum cultivar K326 chromosome 8, ASM71507v2, whole genome shotgun sequence genomic region:
- the LOC107827347 gene encoding secreted RxLR effector protein 161-like — protein MTNRKVDMMSQVKEPSGDNVASSSREPGNTSTTTEAEERVIDAVQSTLQKYIKELLKRFDMEASKVIDTPISTDTRLDMDESRSPVNQTMYRGIIGSFLYLTTSRHDIVLSVGQCARFQSNPKESHLKATKRILTYLKGTHDMVLYYPSGDNFNLIGYVDADYVGYLMDRKSTSGMANFLGSCLIS, from the exons atgaCAAACAGAAAGGTAGACATGATGAGTCAAGTGAAGGAGCCAAGTGGAGACAATGTAGCTTCTTCCTCAAGGGAACCAGGTAACACAAGTAcgaccactgaagctgaagaaagagtgatTGATGCAGTGCAAAGTACTCTACAG AAATACATCAAGGAGCTCCTAAAGAGGTTTgatatggaagcatcaaaagtgatAGACACTCCTATTTCCACTGAtactcgactggacatggatgagTCTAGATCTCCTGTAAATCAAACTATGTAcagaggcattattgggtcttTTCTCTACCTCACTACCAGCAGACATGATATTGTCTTAAGTGTGGGGCAATGCGCAAGGTTTCagtcaaatcccaaggaatctcatctgaaggctaCAAAAAGAATTTTGACATATCTTAAGGGAACACATGACATGGTCCTGTACTACCCCTCAGGTGATAATTTTAATCTTATTGGGTATGTTGATGCTGACTATGTTGGTTATCTTATGGATAGGAAAAGTACTTCCGGAATGGCTAACTTTCTAGGATCATGTCTCATCTCATAG